A window from Musa acuminata AAA Group cultivar baxijiao chromosome BXJ3-10, Cavendish_Baxijiao_AAA, whole genome shotgun sequence encodes these proteins:
- the LOC135582254 gene encoding uncharacterized protein LOC135582254 isoform X5: protein MEAPSGLGGAVPVPASQVAKKEWRAIPEHSFRSNGSEEQEHVKLGQSAERTIHEVQVGTGSRVDYCAITIDADDAELNGDILQRKLQEIMRQREELQQMEIELQARVIARSEILEVQNSFEVQLKEHMNINADLKEQLHEREQSILELERKLEEKDRELRAMKIDTEAAWAKEDLLREQNKELATFRRELDNSEAERAQHMSQIRDLQEHIQEKESQILALQEEHRVARETILFKDEQLREAQAWVARVQEMDALQSSTNQSLQAELRERTEQFNQYWIGFQRQFVEMERHHLQAIQQLQLELAEARKKNGNYEDGSQITHENSTDSSSYNGNQINVIDGGKSNGHLGFASNGSVDGTSSHVLSSSSSSKIEHAPSVPVVPSSILGMNAFIPPGPVAALHPYVMNPLGVPQAVASSNSPIPQSHIDHFQSVPVVLTQQHLQNQQMVHLDNLNSHRDQQQMSGHSGFDSSDEVQVLQSNVKQHPVIQESQGTSDAPSHLDSARGFVPPEKKNATKAEDIVAAGKQSQEQVPRTGQQQPTSNIMLSASQNSVSSNESTALAAPISSTLMSSKPPVDPNLLDERSLLACIVRAVPAGSDGRIRISTTLPNRLGKMLAPLHWHDYKKHYGKLDDFVTRHPELFVIEGDFIHLREGAQQIISATAAVAKVAAATASSAPYTSLLPSVAVTPVSQVNRQKKVQSIESKTANTMPYADGAAVINAGETSNKRTQILMRQDEQPNGVRLNIIQGLSDVTVSSKSNNIQEANGSQSEIKSGHSSLYFKVGNTANLDRTGLSPPQNKGLTNGRHSFGGKQLGRSSGAGLISRR, encoded by the exons ATGGAGGCTCCCTCGGGCCTTGGCGGAGCCGTTCCCGTGCCCGCATCCCAGGTTGCCAAAAAGGAGTGGCGTGCCATCCCCGAGCACTCCTTTCGGAGCAACGGAAGCGAG GAGCAAGAGCATGTTAAATTGGGACAATCAGCTGAGAGAACGATACACGAG GTGCAGGTGGGTACAGGGTCGCGGGTGGACTACTGTGCGATCACAATTGATGCTGATGATGCCGAGTTGAATGGTGATATATTGCAGCGGAAGCTGCAAGAAATCATGAGgcaaagagaagagcttcagcaaATGGAGATTGAACTACAGGCCAGGGTGATTGCCAGGTCAGAGATCTTGGAAGTGCAGAATAGTTTTGAAGTGCAGCTCAAGGAGCACATGAATATCAATGCCGATCTAAAG GAGCAACTACATGAAAGGGAACAAAGCATACTTGAGCTGGAGAGGAAACTAGAAGAGAAGGATAGGGAGCTACGAGCTATGAAAATTGACACAGAAGCG GCATGGGCTAAAGAAGATCTTCTCCGAGAACAAAACAAAGAGCTAGCCACCTTCAG AAGGGAGCTTGATAATTCGGAAGCAGAAAGAGCACAACATATGAGCCAAATTCGTGATCTCCAAGAACATATTCAAGAGAAAGAGAGTCAGATCCTTGCATTGCAGGAGGAG CATAGAGTTGCACGAGAAACTATTCTTTTCAAGGATGAACAGTTAAGGGAGGCACAAGCTTGGGTTGCACGGGTTCAAGAAATGGATGCTTTGCAGTCCTCCACTAACCAGTCGTTGCAAGCTGAACTAAGAGAACGCACAGAGCAGTTTAACCAATATTGGATTGGTTTTCAAAGGCAG TTTGTTGAAATGGAGCGTCATCATCTGCAAGCCATACAGCAGCTTCAGCTGGAATTGGCTGAGGCAAGGAAAAAGAATGGAAATTATGAAGATGGTTCACAAATTACTCATGAAAACTCAACCGATTCATCTtcgtataatggaaatcagattaATGTGATAGATGGTGGCAAATCAAATGGTCACTTGGGATTTGCATCTAACGGAAGTGTAGATGGGACTTCATCTCATGTTTTATCTTCCAGTTCATCTTCTAAG ATTGAACATGCCCCCAGTGTTCCTGTTGTGCCATCGTCCATACTTGGAATGAATGCCTTCATTCCTCCTGGCCCAGTGGCTGCATTACATCCTTATGTAATGAATCCATTAGGTGTTCCACAAGCTGTAGCTTCCAGCAATTCACCTATTCCACAATCTCACATAGATCATTTTCAATCAGTGCCTGTGGTTCTAACTCAACAACATTTGCAAAATCAACAG ATGGTTCATCTAGACAATCTTAACAGCCATAGAGACCAGCAACAGATGTCTGGACATTCAGGCTTTGACTCTAGTGATGAAGTCCAG GTGCTCCAATCAAATGTGAAACAGCACCCAGTTATCCAAGAATCACAAGGGACCTCAGATGCACCTTCTCACTTGGACTCTGCAAGAGGGTTTGTGCCACCAGAAAAGAAGAATGCAACCAAG GCCGAGGACATTGTGGCTGCAGGGAAACAATCACAAGAGCAGGTGCCGAGAACTGGACAACAACAACCTACATCTAACATAATGTTATCTGCTAGTCAAAACTCTGTCAGTTCAAATGAATCTACCGCCTTGGCTGCCCCAATTTCAAGTACTTTGATGTCTAGTAAACCACCAGTGGATCCCAATCTCTTAGATGAAAGATCACTTTTGGCTTGCATTGTGCGTGCAGTGCCTGCTGGATCAGATGGAAGAATCAGAATCAGTACGACG CTACCAAATAGGCTTGGCAAAATGCTTGCGCCCCTTCATTGGCATGACTATAAGAAGCATTATGGAAAGCTTGATGATTTTGTTACTCGTCATCCTGAA TTATTTGTTATTGAAGGTGACTTTATCCACCTTCGAGAAGGAGCCCAGCAAATTATATCTGCAACTGCAGCTGTTGCTAAAGTTGCTGCTGCTACTGCATCTTCTGCTCCTTACACATCGTTGTTGCCATCAGTTGCTGTCACCCCAGTTTCTCAAGTCAATCGCCAAAAAAAGGTACAATCAATTGAATCAAAAACTGCAAACACTATGCCCTATGCAGATGGTGCTGCTGTGATTAATGCTGGAGAGACTAGCAACAAACGCACCCAGATTTTGATGAGACAGGATGAACAACCAAATGGTGTCAGATTAAATATTATTCAGGGGCTATCGGATGTAACAGTTTCAAGTAAATCAAACAATATCCAAGAAGCTAATGGTTCACAATCGGAAATCAAGTCTGGTCATTCATCTCTGTACTTCAAGGTTGGAAACACAGCAAACCTTGATAGAACAGGTTTGTCTCCTCCTCAAAACAAAGGACTGACTAATGGAAGACATAGTTTTGGAGGAAAGCAGCTGGGGAG GTCTTCTGGGGCTGGCTTAATTTCAAGGAGATA G
- the LOC135582254 gene encoding uncharacterized protein LOC135582254 isoform X2, with the protein MEAPSGLGGAVPVPASQVAKKEWRAIPEHSFRSNGSEEQEHVKLGQSAERTIHEVQVGTGSRVDYCAITIDADDAELNGDILQRKLQEIMRQREELQQMEIELQARVIARSEILEVQNSFEVQLKEHMNINADLKEQLHEREQSILELERKLEEKDRELRAMKIDTEAAWAKEDLLREQNKELATFRRELDNSEAERAQHMSQIRDLQEHIQEKESQILALQEEHRVARETILFKDEQLREAQAWVARVQEMDALQSSTNQSLQAELRERTEQFNQYWIGFQRQFVEMERHHLQAIQQLQLELAEARKKNGNYEDGSQITHENSTDSSSYNGNQINVIDGGKSNGHLGFASNGSVDGTSSHVLSSSSSSKIEHAPSVPVVPSSILGMNAFIPPGPVAALHPYVMNPLGVPQAVASSNSPIPQSHIDHFQSVPVVLTQQHLQNQQALSDISQIPESKHPPSQTEQEFLRSDTHYSFDMPGEMQMVHLDNLNSHRDQQQMSGHSGFDSSDEVQVLQSNVKQHPVIQESQGTSDAPSHLDSARGFVPPEKKNATKAEDIVAAGKQSQEQVPRTGQQQPTSNIMLSASQNSVSSNESTALAAPISSTLMSSKPPVDPNLLDERSLLACIVRAVPAGSDGRIRISTTLPNRLGKMLAPLHWHDYKKHYGKLDDFVTRHPELFVIEGDFIHLREGAQQIISATAAVAKVAAATASSAPYTSLLPSVAVTPVSQVNRQKKVQSIESKTANTMPYADGAAVINAGETSNKRTQILMRQDEQPNGVRLNIIQGLSDVTVSSKSNNIQEANGSQSEIKSGHSSLYFKVGNTANLDRTGLSPPQNKGLTNGRHSFGGKQLGRSSGAGLISRR; encoded by the exons ATGGAGGCTCCCTCGGGCCTTGGCGGAGCCGTTCCCGTGCCCGCATCCCAGGTTGCCAAAAAGGAGTGGCGTGCCATCCCCGAGCACTCCTTTCGGAGCAACGGAAGCGAG GAGCAAGAGCATGTTAAATTGGGACAATCAGCTGAGAGAACGATACACGAG GTGCAGGTGGGTACAGGGTCGCGGGTGGACTACTGTGCGATCACAATTGATGCTGATGATGCCGAGTTGAATGGTGATATATTGCAGCGGAAGCTGCAAGAAATCATGAGgcaaagagaagagcttcagcaaATGGAGATTGAACTACAGGCCAGGGTGATTGCCAGGTCAGAGATCTTGGAAGTGCAGAATAGTTTTGAAGTGCAGCTCAAGGAGCACATGAATATCAATGCCGATCTAAAG GAGCAACTACATGAAAGGGAACAAAGCATACTTGAGCTGGAGAGGAAACTAGAAGAGAAGGATAGGGAGCTACGAGCTATGAAAATTGACACAGAAGCG GCATGGGCTAAAGAAGATCTTCTCCGAGAACAAAACAAAGAGCTAGCCACCTTCAG AAGGGAGCTTGATAATTCGGAAGCAGAAAGAGCACAACATATGAGCCAAATTCGTGATCTCCAAGAACATATTCAAGAGAAAGAGAGTCAGATCCTTGCATTGCAGGAGGAG CATAGAGTTGCACGAGAAACTATTCTTTTCAAGGATGAACAGTTAAGGGAGGCACAAGCTTGGGTTGCACGGGTTCAAGAAATGGATGCTTTGCAGTCCTCCACTAACCAGTCGTTGCAAGCTGAACTAAGAGAACGCACAGAGCAGTTTAACCAATATTGGATTGGTTTTCAAAGGCAG TTTGTTGAAATGGAGCGTCATCATCTGCAAGCCATACAGCAGCTTCAGCTGGAATTGGCTGAGGCAAGGAAAAAGAATGGAAATTATGAAGATGGTTCACAAATTACTCATGAAAACTCAACCGATTCATCTtcgtataatggaaatcagattaATGTGATAGATGGTGGCAAATCAAATGGTCACTTGGGATTTGCATCTAACGGAAGTGTAGATGGGACTTCATCTCATGTTTTATCTTCCAGTTCATCTTCTAAG ATTGAACATGCCCCCAGTGTTCCTGTTGTGCCATCGTCCATACTTGGAATGAATGCCTTCATTCCTCCTGGCCCAGTGGCTGCATTACATCCTTATGTAATGAATCCATTAGGTGTTCCACAAGCTGTAGCTTCCAGCAATTCACCTATTCCACAATCTCACATAGATCATTTTCAATCAGTGCCTGTGGTTCTAACTCAACAACATTTGCAAAATCAACAG GCCCTTTCAGATATCTCACAGATACCTGAAAGCAAGCATCCACCATCACAGACAGAGCAGGAATTTTTAAGATCAGATACCCATTATAGCTTTGATATGCCTGGTGAAATGCAGATGGTTCATCTAGACAATCTTAACAGCCATAGAGACCAGCAACAGATGTCTGGACATTCAGGCTTTGACTCTAGTGATGAAGTCCAG GTGCTCCAATCAAATGTGAAACAGCACCCAGTTATCCAAGAATCACAAGGGACCTCAGATGCACCTTCTCACTTGGACTCTGCAAGAGGGTTTGTGCCACCAGAAAAGAAGAATGCAACCAAG GCCGAGGACATTGTGGCTGCAGGGAAACAATCACAAGAGCAGGTGCCGAGAACTGGACAACAACAACCTACATCTAACATAATGTTATCTGCTAGTCAAAACTCTGTCAGTTCAAATGAATCTACCGCCTTGGCTGCCCCAATTTCAAGTACTTTGATGTCTAGTAAACCACCAGTGGATCCCAATCTCTTAGATGAAAGATCACTTTTGGCTTGCATTGTGCGTGCAGTGCCTGCTGGATCAGATGGAAGAATCAGAATCAGTACGACG CTACCAAATAGGCTTGGCAAAATGCTTGCGCCCCTTCATTGGCATGACTATAAGAAGCATTATGGAAAGCTTGATGATTTTGTTACTCGTCATCCTGAA TTATTTGTTATTGAAGGTGACTTTATCCACCTTCGAGAAGGAGCCCAGCAAATTATATCTGCAACTGCAGCTGTTGCTAAAGTTGCTGCTGCTACTGCATCTTCTGCTCCTTACACATCGTTGTTGCCATCAGTTGCTGTCACCCCAGTTTCTCAAGTCAATCGCCAAAAAAAGGTACAATCAATTGAATCAAAAACTGCAAACACTATGCCCTATGCAGATGGTGCTGCTGTGATTAATGCTGGAGAGACTAGCAACAAACGCACCCAGATTTTGATGAGACAGGATGAACAACCAAATGGTGTCAGATTAAATATTATTCAGGGGCTATCGGATGTAACAGTTTCAAGTAAATCAAACAATATCCAAGAAGCTAATGGTTCACAATCGGAAATCAAGTCTGGTCATTCATCTCTGTACTTCAAGGTTGGAAACACAGCAAACCTTGATAGAACAGGTTTGTCTCCTCCTCAAAACAAAGGACTGACTAATGGAAGACATAGTTTTGGAGGAAAGCAGCTGGGGAG GTCTTCTGGGGCTGGCTTAATTTCAAGGAGATA G
- the LOC135582254 gene encoding uncharacterized protein LOC135582254 isoform X3: protein MEAPSGLGGAVPVPASQVAKKEWRAIPEHSFRSNGSEEQEHVKLGQSAERTIHEVQVGTGSRVDYCAITIDADDAELNGDILQRKLQEIMRQREELQQMEIELQARVIARSEILEVQNSFEVQLKEHMNINADLKEQLHEREQSILELERKLEEKDRELRAMKIDTEAAWAKEDLLREQNKELATFRELDNSEAERAQHMSQIRDLQEHIQEKESQILALQEEHRVARETILFKDEQLREAQAWVARVQEMDALQSSTNQSLQAELRERTEQFNQYWIGFQRQFVEMERHHLQAIQQLQLELAEARKKNGNYEDGSQITHENSTDSSSYNGNQINVIDGGKSNGHLGFASNGSVDGTSSHVLSSSSSSKIEHAPSVPVVPSSILGMNAFIPPGPVAALHPYVMNPLGVPQAVASSNSPIPQSHIDHFQSVPVVLTQQHLQNQQALSDISQIPESKHPPSQTEQEFLRSDTHYSFDMPGEMQMVHLDNLNSHRDQQQMSGHSGFDSSDEVQVLQSNVKQHPVIQESQGTSDAPSHLDSARGFVPPEKKNATKAEDIVAAGKQSQEQVPRTGQQQPTSNIMLSASQNSVSSNESTALAAPISSTLMSSKPPVDPNLLDERSLLACIVRAVPAGSDGRIRISTTLPNRLGKMLAPLHWHDYKKHYGKLDDFVTRHPELFVIEGDFIHLREGAQQIISATAAVAKVAAATASSAPYTSLLPSVAVTPVSQVNRQKKVQSIESKTANTMPYADGAAVINAGETSNKRTQILMRQDEQPNGVRLNIIQGLSDVTVSSKSNNIQEANGSQSEIKSGHSSLYFKVGNTANLDRTGLSPPQNKGLTNGRHSFGGKQLGRSSGAGLISRR from the exons ATGGAGGCTCCCTCGGGCCTTGGCGGAGCCGTTCCCGTGCCCGCATCCCAGGTTGCCAAAAAGGAGTGGCGTGCCATCCCCGAGCACTCCTTTCGGAGCAACGGAAGCGAG GAGCAAGAGCATGTTAAATTGGGACAATCAGCTGAGAGAACGATACACGAG GTGCAGGTGGGTACAGGGTCGCGGGTGGACTACTGTGCGATCACAATTGATGCTGATGATGCCGAGTTGAATGGTGATATATTGCAGCGGAAGCTGCAAGAAATCATGAGgcaaagagaagagcttcagcaaATGGAGATTGAACTACAGGCCAGGGTGATTGCCAGGTCAGAGATCTTGGAAGTGCAGAATAGTTTTGAAGTGCAGCTCAAGGAGCACATGAATATCAATGCCGATCTAAAG GAGCAACTACATGAAAGGGAACAAAGCATACTTGAGCTGGAGAGGAAACTAGAAGAGAAGGATAGGGAGCTACGAGCTATGAAAATTGACACAGAAGCG GCATGGGCTAAAGAAGATCTTCTCCGAGAACAAAACAAAGAGCTAGCCACCTTCAG GGAGCTTGATAATTCGGAAGCAGAAAGAGCACAACATATGAGCCAAATTCGTGATCTCCAAGAACATATTCAAGAGAAAGAGAGTCAGATCCTTGCATTGCAGGAGGAG CATAGAGTTGCACGAGAAACTATTCTTTTCAAGGATGAACAGTTAAGGGAGGCACAAGCTTGGGTTGCACGGGTTCAAGAAATGGATGCTTTGCAGTCCTCCACTAACCAGTCGTTGCAAGCTGAACTAAGAGAACGCACAGAGCAGTTTAACCAATATTGGATTGGTTTTCAAAGGCAG TTTGTTGAAATGGAGCGTCATCATCTGCAAGCCATACAGCAGCTTCAGCTGGAATTGGCTGAGGCAAGGAAAAAGAATGGAAATTATGAAGATGGTTCACAAATTACTCATGAAAACTCAACCGATTCATCTtcgtataatggaaatcagattaATGTGATAGATGGTGGCAAATCAAATGGTCACTTGGGATTTGCATCTAACGGAAGTGTAGATGGGACTTCATCTCATGTTTTATCTTCCAGTTCATCTTCTAAG ATTGAACATGCCCCCAGTGTTCCTGTTGTGCCATCGTCCATACTTGGAATGAATGCCTTCATTCCTCCTGGCCCAGTGGCTGCATTACATCCTTATGTAATGAATCCATTAGGTGTTCCACAAGCTGTAGCTTCCAGCAATTCACCTATTCCACAATCTCACATAGATCATTTTCAATCAGTGCCTGTGGTTCTAACTCAACAACATTTGCAAAATCAACAG GCCCTTTCAGATATCTCACAGATACCTGAAAGCAAGCATCCACCATCACAGACAGAGCAGGAATTTTTAAGATCAGATACCCATTATAGCTTTGATATGCCTGGTGAAATGCAGATGGTTCATCTAGACAATCTTAACAGCCATAGAGACCAGCAACAGATGTCTGGACATTCAGGCTTTGACTCTAGTGATGAAGTCCAG GTGCTCCAATCAAATGTGAAACAGCACCCAGTTATCCAAGAATCACAAGGGACCTCAGATGCACCTTCTCACTTGGACTCTGCAAGAGGGTTTGTGCCACCAGAAAAGAAGAATGCAACCAAG GCCGAGGACATTGTGGCTGCAGGGAAACAATCACAAGAGCAGGTGCCGAGAACTGGACAACAACAACCTACATCTAACATAATGTTATCTGCTAGTCAAAACTCTGTCAGTTCAAATGAATCTACCGCCTTGGCTGCCCCAATTTCAAGTACTTTGATGTCTAGTAAACCACCAGTGGATCCCAATCTCTTAGATGAAAGATCACTTTTGGCTTGCATTGTGCGTGCAGTGCCTGCTGGATCAGATGGAAGAATCAGAATCAGTACGACG CTACCAAATAGGCTTGGCAAAATGCTTGCGCCCCTTCATTGGCATGACTATAAGAAGCATTATGGAAAGCTTGATGATTTTGTTACTCGTCATCCTGAA TTATTTGTTATTGAAGGTGACTTTATCCACCTTCGAGAAGGAGCCCAGCAAATTATATCTGCAACTGCAGCTGTTGCTAAAGTTGCTGCTGCTACTGCATCTTCTGCTCCTTACACATCGTTGTTGCCATCAGTTGCTGTCACCCCAGTTTCTCAAGTCAATCGCCAAAAAAAGGTACAATCAATTGAATCAAAAACTGCAAACACTATGCCCTATGCAGATGGTGCTGCTGTGATTAATGCTGGAGAGACTAGCAACAAACGCACCCAGATTTTGATGAGACAGGATGAACAACCAAATGGTGTCAGATTAAATATTATTCAGGGGCTATCGGATGTAACAGTTTCAAGTAAATCAAACAATATCCAAGAAGCTAATGGTTCACAATCGGAAATCAAGTCTGGTCATTCATCTCTGTACTTCAAGGTTGGAAACACAGCAAACCTTGATAGAACAGGTTTGTCTCCTCCTCAAAACAAAGGACTGACTAATGGAAGACATAGTTTTGGAGGAAAGCAGCTGGGGAG GTCTTCTGGGGCTGGCTTAATTTCAAGGAGATA G
- the LOC135582254 gene encoding uncharacterized protein LOC135582254 isoform X4 produces the protein MEAPSGLGGAVPVPASQVAKKEWRAIPEHSFRSNGSEEQEHVKLGQSAERTIHEVGTGSRVDYCAITIDADDAELNGDILQRKLQEIMRQREELQQMEIELQARVIARSEILEVQNSFEVQLKEHMNINADLKEQLHEREQSILELERKLEEKDRELRAMKIDTEAAWAKEDLLREQNKELATFRRELDNSEAERAQHMSQIRDLQEHIQEKESQILALQEEHRVARETILFKDEQLREAQAWVARVQEMDALQSSTNQSLQAELRERTEQFNQYWIGFQRQFVEMERHHLQAIQQLQLELAEARKKNGNYEDGSQITHENSTDSSSYNGNQINVIDGGKSNGHLGFASNGSVDGTSSHVLSSSSSSKIEHAPSVPVVPSSILGMNAFIPPGPVAALHPYVMNPLGVPQAVASSNSPIPQSHIDHFQSVPVVLTQQHLQNQQALSDISQIPESKHPPSQTEQEFLRSDTHYSFDMPGEMQMVHLDNLNSHRDQQQMSGHSGFDSSDEVQVLQSNVKQHPVIQESQGTSDAPSHLDSARGFVPPEKKNATKAEDIVAAGKQSQEQVPRTGQQQPTSNIMLSASQNSVSSNESTALAAPISSTLMSSKPPVDPNLLDERSLLACIVRAVPAGSDGRIRISTTLPNRLGKMLAPLHWHDYKKHYGKLDDFVTRHPELFVIEGDFIHLREGAQQIISATAAVAKVAAATASSAPYTSLLPSVAVTPVSQVNRQKKVQSIESKTANTMPYADGAAVINAGETSNKRTQILMRQDEQPNGVRLNIIQGLSDVTVSSKSNNIQEANGSQSEIKSGHSSLYFKVGNTANLDRTGLSPPQNKGLTNGRHSFGGKQLGRSSGAGLISRR, from the exons ATGGAGGCTCCCTCGGGCCTTGGCGGAGCCGTTCCCGTGCCCGCATCCCAGGTTGCCAAAAAGGAGTGGCGTGCCATCCCCGAGCACTCCTTTCGGAGCAACGGAAGCGAG GAGCAAGAGCATGTTAAATTGGGACAATCAGCTGAGAGAACGATACACGAG GTGGGTACAGGGTCGCGGGTGGACTACTGTGCGATCACAATTGATGCTGATGATGCCGAGTTGAATGGTGATATATTGCAGCGGAAGCTGCAAGAAATCATGAGgcaaagagaagagcttcagcaaATGGAGATTGAACTACAGGCCAGGGTGATTGCCAGGTCAGAGATCTTGGAAGTGCAGAATAGTTTTGAAGTGCAGCTCAAGGAGCACATGAATATCAATGCCGATCTAAAG GAGCAACTACATGAAAGGGAACAAAGCATACTTGAGCTGGAGAGGAAACTAGAAGAGAAGGATAGGGAGCTACGAGCTATGAAAATTGACACAGAAGCG GCATGGGCTAAAGAAGATCTTCTCCGAGAACAAAACAAAGAGCTAGCCACCTTCAG AAGGGAGCTTGATAATTCGGAAGCAGAAAGAGCACAACATATGAGCCAAATTCGTGATCTCCAAGAACATATTCAAGAGAAAGAGAGTCAGATCCTTGCATTGCAGGAGGAG CATAGAGTTGCACGAGAAACTATTCTTTTCAAGGATGAACAGTTAAGGGAGGCACAAGCTTGGGTTGCACGGGTTCAAGAAATGGATGCTTTGCAGTCCTCCACTAACCAGTCGTTGCAAGCTGAACTAAGAGAACGCACAGAGCAGTTTAACCAATATTGGATTGGTTTTCAAAGGCAG TTTGTTGAAATGGAGCGTCATCATCTGCAAGCCATACAGCAGCTTCAGCTGGAATTGGCTGAGGCAAGGAAAAAGAATGGAAATTATGAAGATGGTTCACAAATTACTCATGAAAACTCAACCGATTCATCTtcgtataatggaaatcagattaATGTGATAGATGGTGGCAAATCAAATGGTCACTTGGGATTTGCATCTAACGGAAGTGTAGATGGGACTTCATCTCATGTTTTATCTTCCAGTTCATCTTCTAAG ATTGAACATGCCCCCAGTGTTCCTGTTGTGCCATCGTCCATACTTGGAATGAATGCCTTCATTCCTCCTGGCCCAGTGGCTGCATTACATCCTTATGTAATGAATCCATTAGGTGTTCCACAAGCTGTAGCTTCCAGCAATTCACCTATTCCACAATCTCACATAGATCATTTTCAATCAGTGCCTGTGGTTCTAACTCAACAACATTTGCAAAATCAACAG GCCCTTTCAGATATCTCACAGATACCTGAAAGCAAGCATCCACCATCACAGACAGAGCAGGAATTTTTAAGATCAGATACCCATTATAGCTTTGATATGCCTGGTGAAATGCAGATGGTTCATCTAGACAATCTTAACAGCCATAGAGACCAGCAACAGATGTCTGGACATTCAGGCTTTGACTCTAGTGATGAAGTCCAG GTGCTCCAATCAAATGTGAAACAGCACCCAGTTATCCAAGAATCACAAGGGACCTCAGATGCACCTTCTCACTTGGACTCTGCAAGAGGGTTTGTGCCACCAGAAAAGAAGAATGCAACCAAG GCCGAGGACATTGTGGCTGCAGGGAAACAATCACAAGAGCAGGTGCCGAGAACTGGACAACAACAACCTACATCTAACATAATGTTATCTGCTAGTCAAAACTCTGTCAGTTCAAATGAATCTACCGCCTTGGCTGCCCCAATTTCAAGTACTTTGATGTCTAGTAAACCACCAGTGGATCCCAATCTCTTAGATGAAAGATCACTTTTGGCTTGCATTGTGCGTGCAGTGCCTGCTGGATCAGATGGAAGAATCAGAATCAGTACGACG CTACCAAATAGGCTTGGCAAAATGCTTGCGCCCCTTCATTGGCATGACTATAAGAAGCATTATGGAAAGCTTGATGATTTTGTTACTCGTCATCCTGAA TTATTTGTTATTGAAGGTGACTTTATCCACCTTCGAGAAGGAGCCCAGCAAATTATATCTGCAACTGCAGCTGTTGCTAAAGTTGCTGCTGCTACTGCATCTTCTGCTCCTTACACATCGTTGTTGCCATCAGTTGCTGTCACCCCAGTTTCTCAAGTCAATCGCCAAAAAAAGGTACAATCAATTGAATCAAAAACTGCAAACACTATGCCCTATGCAGATGGTGCTGCTGTGATTAATGCTGGAGAGACTAGCAACAAACGCACCCAGATTTTGATGAGACAGGATGAACAACCAAATGGTGTCAGATTAAATATTATTCAGGGGCTATCGGATGTAACAGTTTCAAGTAAATCAAACAATATCCAAGAAGCTAATGGTTCACAATCGGAAATCAAGTCTGGTCATTCATCTCTGTACTTCAAGGTTGGAAACACAGCAAACCTTGATAGAACAGGTTTGTCTCCTCCTCAAAACAAAGGACTGACTAATGGAAGACATAGTTTTGGAGGAAAGCAGCTGGGGAG GTCTTCTGGGGCTGGCTTAATTTCAAGGAGATA G